The following proteins are co-located in the Clostridiales bacterium genome:
- a CDS encoding cupin domain-containing protein, whose protein sequence is MKKVELKDVAPYNAPLHFDMKAMKLHGTDVTGTKQFWMGMSYFLPGGGAEWAYEDNSPTEKVYFVLDGEITVKSKTEELVLKKGDSVFIEPNEGRSMINNTNQIATVLVVISYN, encoded by the coding sequence ATGTTGCTCCATACAATGCACCACTGCATTTTGACATGAAGGCAATGAAGCTTCATGGAACTGACGTAACAGGAACCAAACAGTTTTGGATGGGAATGTCTTATTTCCTTCCCGGTGGCGGCGCCGAGTGGGCGTATGAGGATAACTCACCTACAGAAAAGGTCTATTTTGTACTCGATGGAGAGATCACTGTGAAATCCAAAACAGAGGAACTGGTTCTTAAAAAAGGCGATTCCGTTTTTATTGAACCAAATGAAGGAAGATCAATGATCAACAATACAAACCAGATTGCTACTGTTCTGGTGGTAATCAG